In Vicia villosa cultivar HV-30 ecotype Madison, WI linkage group LG7, Vvil1.0, whole genome shotgun sequence, the DNA window CGTTGGCGTTCCGTTCTGTGATCAAGGAGAAATTGACAAGGGAGATTCGTCGGGAGGCGGAGGTGGAGGATCAAAAAATTTCAAGGGCTCGTTTTCGATTCCGGTTTTGCTGGGCAGGGAAGAAAACAGTGCTACTGCTGGGAAGGATGCAAAATTGGGGAGTTTCGACGAGGCTGTATCACGTTTTCGGGCAGAAACTTCTTTGAATTTTGACTCGAATAACATTTCTGGGAGCGCGATAGGTGTTGGTTCTGTTTCCTTGCAATCTGCTGTTAAGTGTTCCTTAGCAGACCCTCAACCAGTGCTGTACAAAAAATGGTGCCCAAAGATACTTAGGAAGAAGTCTGTTAATAAGTGGGGAAATTTATATAAGGGTGGAGGGAACAAATTCTGTTGTAATGGAGGTAAGATATTAAAAAAGTCGAATAACAGCAGTAAAGGGCAGAGCCAAAAAGGTGAGCACAGCGGGGAACAAAGGGGAACCTTACTGTTAAATTTCACAGCAGGGTCGGGGATTTTAGAAGGTTCCCAATGTTCGGTATTCTATGGAGAACATATTGAGGAGTCCGATATAGTTAGAAATAACGGGCGTCAATGGAAGTATTTGGAGAATGATTTTGTTGGAAATTTGTGGGATGATATAGCGGCATTGGGTGTGGTTGATGTGGAGGGATGTGGCAAGAAAATTTGTTTGAGTCAAGGCATAGAAGAGGGAGATTGTGAGAATCGGGAAGGATAGAAGGAGCTTACTAACGGAGAATCGTGATCATCGGCTCTTTGAACATAAGTGGGGTTGTCAATTCTCTTAAGAGGAAGAGAATTAGTGCTATTAATAAAAAATCTAAGGCGAATATGTTTCTGATTCACGAAACTAAGATCACTAACATGACAGATGGTTTGGCGAAATGTTTTTGGAACACTCCGGAGGTTAGgttttctttttctaattcttCGAGAAGGTCGGGAGGCTTGATTACTTTATGGAATAGTAACAATGTGGAGTTTTTGTGTAGTTTTAAAGGCGATGGGTACTTGGTCACTAAAGTGGAGTGGaagaataataattattacattGTAAACATATATTCTTCTTGTTTATTGAGCAAGAAGAAAGAGTTATGGAAGGATCTTCTAGAGTTGAAAGAAATCTTCAAAGATGGTGAATGGATAATGGGAGGGGTCTTTAATGCTATAAAAAACTCTAGAGAAAGGAAGGGGAGGATGGCAGTGGCGAACCTTAATGAAACAGATATTTTTTCGGAATttattgataaattttttttGGTGGATGTTTCGTGTAAAGGTAAAAAGTTCTCTTGGTTTAGTGGTGACGGCAAATCTATGAGTCGTTTAGATC includes these proteins:
- the LOC131619479 gene encoding uncharacterized protein LOC131619479 gives rise to the protein MTDGLAKCFWNTPEVRFSFSNSSRRSGGLITLWNSNNVEFLCSFKGDGYLVTKVEWKNNNYYIVNIYSSCLLSKKKELWKDLLELKEIFKDGEWIMGGVFNAIKNSRERKGRMAVANLNETDIFSEFIDKFFLVDVSCKGKKFSWFSGDGKSMSRLDHFLVSSSIVSNWGVVGQLIGDKDISDHCPVWLMMDNLDWGPTPFRVNNEWFSLDSFLPFMEK